A stretch of the Theileria equi strain WA chromosome 1, complete sequence genome encodes the following:
- a CDS encoding choline/ethanolamine kinase, putative (encoded by transcript BEWA_017670A) has product MNKPDMIHYENSTMNSSDKSPNNTTSAQCDDSTKGCTLNIADMHCYDDLKDLCIKNVPFWSTVSRSDIAVEKIAAAYTNDAYKVSLRANYDTPGNITEVMIKKISPYKSILFDIDDHTLIAELLGNQELGPKIVGKFQGGVIQKWIKGAPVTFETIHNISTLASLARFLGRFHRIGTEIAPKHLDRTPMILRLLDRWSKKALDTANKHNLDLDVEGIINGISVYKRALNKHLKNSHTFTNSVVFCHNDPGYRNVIDTGHGKCFIDFEYSGFNYVGCEISRFFYEASMYFTTGVPPYLIFEDPLDIDYTHRSLFVSVYLSEVLGKNVLPSDKTIIDEFLTSLQIHSLGVYLYCALWRVTMLSIEGIQLFPKFIDFAKAQYQLYKNQLKKLIENGVISEDGVGTC; this is encoded by the exons ATGAATAAACCAGATATGATACATTATGAAAATTCTACAATGAATTCTTCAGACAAATCGCCAAATAATACAACTAGTGCACAATGTGATGATTCCACAAAGGGTTGTACTTTAAATATCGCAGATATGCATTGCTATGATGATCTGAAGGATTTGTGTATCAAAAATGTTCCATTCTGGAGTACTGTATCCAGGAGCGATATTGCTGTAGAGAAAATTGCCGCTGCATATACTAATGATGCTTATAAAGTATCTCTGAGAGCTAACTATGACACACCCGGTAATATAACTGAAGTTATGATTAAAAAAATATCTCCATACAAGTCCATATTATTTGACATTGATGATCATACTTTAATAGCTGAATTGCTAGGAAATCAAGAATTGGGACCAAAAATTGTAGGAAAATTTCAGGGGGGAGTAATacaaaaatggataaaGGGAGCACCGGTGACATTTGAAACGATTCATAACATATCAACGCTTGCCTCACTGGCACGATTCCTGGGTAGATTTCACAGGATAGGCACTGAGATTGCACCAAAACACCTAGACAGGACTCCCATGATCTTAAGACTGTTGGATAGGTGGTCAAAAAAAGCCCTGGATACAGCAAATAAGCACAACTTGGATCTTGATGTAGAAGGAATTATCAATGGAATCAGCGTATACAAAAGAGCTCTGAACAAACATCTTAAAAATAGTCACACGTTCACAAACAGTGTAGTCTTTTGCCATAACGACCCTGGTTATAGAAACGTTATAGATACAGGTCACGGGAAATGTTTCATAGATTTTGAGTACTCTGGATTTAATTATGTTGGCTGTGAAATTTCAAGATTCTTTTACGAGGCATCTATGTACTTTACAACGGGAGTACCACCCTACCTCATTTTCGAAGATCCGTTGGATATTGATTATACTCACCGGTCACTCTTTGTAAGTGTATATCTATCTGAAGTTCTTGGAAAAAACGTCTTACCATCGGATAAAACAATTATTGACGAATTTCTGACATCTCTACAAATACACTCCCTGGGAGTTTATCTTTATTGCGCACTTTGGCGCGTGACAAT GTTGTCCATAGAGGGAATCCAGCTATTTCCTAAATTTATCGATTTCGCTAAAGCACAGTATCAATTATATAAAAATCAGTTGAAAAAACTTAtagagaatggagtaaTATCCGAAGATGGTGTTGGTACATGTTGA
- a CDS encoding choline/ethanolamine kinase, putative (encoded by transcript BEWA_017680A): MASQGGTPKVVDYFVDVNEPNEIKEICINHVPQWNELSNDSLSVRKYLSPFSNHVFKVEVENSSRTMAINRVLVKLKPTDTSDWYEFDSQYTVLKALGEHGCGPIIIQKTDKFMIQEWLEGDVLESDLLRRFSVFTSIGTLLARFHKHGTRIAPEGYDRTPLMTKMLNKWSPIVRENMGNEKLEGLDLNDIFDSLDKYKKLLLKFEGSNNEFVTTIRLCHNDMYYKNVIDSKHSLRLIDFDTVGFNYIGFDIAKLFYETNIWYAPGIPPQFRDDKPLSHEWKVIFSSLYLSELLEKDIPPSDIQTIEKFMEAIEIHTLGNYIYWMFRRIVILVSSEFEVYGGFIKGIQLLDRLRREQIGKLVEKGFLQK, encoded by the coding sequence ATGGCTTCACAGGGAGGGACTCCTAAAGTAGTTGACTACTTTGTTGATGTAAATGAGCCTAATGAAATAAAAGAGATTTGTATCAATCATGTTCCACAGTGGAATGAACTCTCCAATGATTCCCTATCCGTGAGGAAGTACCTTTCTCCCTTTTCAAATCATGTTTTCAAAGTGGAGGTTGAGAATTCAAGCCGAACCATGGCCATTAACAGGGTATTGGTGAAGCTAAAACCGACAGATACATCTGATTGGTATGAGTTTGATTCTCAGTATACTGTACTAAAAGCGCTCGGTGAACATGGATGCGGGCCCATAATAATCCAGAAGACCGACAAGTTCATGATCCAAGAATGGCTAGAGGGTGATGTACTGGAATCCGATTTACTCAGAAGATTCAGTGTTTTCACGTCAATAGGAACATTACTCGCGAGATTTCACAAACATGGTACTAGGATTGCTCCAGAAGGTTATGATAGAACACCTCTTATGACAAAGATGTTGAATAAATGGTCACCGATTGTGAGGGAAAACATGGGTAATGAGAAATTGGAAGGATTGGATCTCAATGATATCTTTGATTCCCTTGATAAGTACAAAAAATTGTTGCTTAAGTTCGAAGGTAGCAATAATGAATTCGTAACTACCATAAGGCTCTGTCACAATGATATGTATTATAAGAATGTGATCGACTCAAAGCATTCTCTCCGTCTCATAGATTTCGATACAGTGGGTTTCAATTATATTGGATTTGACATCGCAAAACTTTTCTATGAAACAAACATTTGGTATGCTCCTGGAATACCACCACAATTCCGCGATGACAAACCTTTGAGTCATGAATGGAAGGTTATATTCTCTAGTTTGTACCTATCCGAACTCTTAGAAAAGGATATACCGCCATCAGATATTCAGACTattgaaaagtttatgGAAGCGATTGAGATACATACATTGGGAAACTATATTTACTGGATGTTCAGACGTATTGTAATCTTGGTATCTTCTGAGTTTGAAGTATATGGTGGTTTTATCAAGGGAATCCAACTTCTGGATCGTTTGCGCAGAGAACAGATTGGTAAACTCGTGGAAAAAGGTTTCTTGCAAAAGTGA
- a CDS encoding signal peptide-containing protein (encoded by transcript BEWA_017690A) — MFKLFAILAFIGSSSFVSALDVTLDYNTIVNFEHFNYLGVRSGPFYEIIYTPVKDFVLTKIAAAGESALDFHLILNFTLPFIAYFTVQLPDGSKKVRYFKKCNGWAGTTKEIYDGIYNRDYPVELNFSDKVTLDINAVDENKFLTNASDENGHRIFNISPLNGTSIGKIVDGEHTIWETSSGDVFGYYSLIYSVGDRPLLCRVHIVDKARFNHKLFIKTDGQWGPVSLPSYIENLRKSAFYSRSLDIASDKHDDVSIVEGARFGVDYKLFTPSLYRNLDKVHAGGQVLYERQDKQHCSHVAVHYEAGLPTHVHLIVVSFSSSEIIHNFFKKEGDKFVTVAGENFPENFKFLLN; from the exons ATGTTTAAATTGTTTGCTATATTGGCATTTATTGGCTCCAGCTCCTTTGTGAGTGCTTTGGATGTTACGCTGGACTACAATAccattgtaaattttgaaCATTTCAACTACTTGGGTGTGAGAAGCGGCCCCTTCTATGAGATTATTTACACACCAGTAAAGGATTTCGTCTTGACAAAGATT GCTGCTGCAGGAGAATCTGCACTTGACTTTCATCTCATCTTGAACTTCACCTTGCCCTTCATTGCTTATTTCACTGTCCAACTTCCGGACGGATCCAAGAAAGTCCGATACTTTAAGAAGTGCAACGGATGGGCAGGGACTACCAAAGAGATCTATGATGGAATTTACAACAGGGACTACCCAGTAGAGCTTAACTTCTCTGACAAGGTTACCTTGGATATTAACGCAGTCGATGAAAATAAGTTCTTAACAAACGCTTCTGACGAGAACGGACACCGTATCTTCAATATTTCTCCACTAAACGGAACTTCTATCGGCAAGATTGTTGATGGCGAACACACCATCTGGGAGACCTCTTCTGGTGATGTATTTGGTTATTATTCTCTTATTTACTCTGTCGGTGACAGACCACTTTTGTGCCGTGTTCACATTGTTGATAAGGCAAGATTCAACCACAAACTCTTCATTAAAACCGATGGACAATGGGGACCAGTTAGCTTGCCATCATACATTGAGAATCTCCGCAAGTCCGCTTTCTACTCTCGTTCCCTTGACATTGCTAGCGACAAGCACGACGACGTGTCTATTGTTGAGGGTGCTAGATTCGGCGTTGACTATAAATTGTTTACCCCTAGCCTGTATCGTAACCTGGACAAGGTTCATGCTGGTGGTCAAGTTTTGTACGAGAGACAGGACAAACAACACTGTTCACATGTTGCTGTTCACTATGAGGCAGGCTTGCCTACTCATGTACATCTGATCGTTGTTTCATTCAGCAGCAGTGAAATTATCCacaacttcttcaagaaGGAAGGTGATAAGTTTGTTACTGTGGCTGGAGAAAACTTCCCAGAGAActtcaaatttttgttGAATTAA
- a CDS encoding haloacid dehalogenase-like hydrolase family member protein (encoded by transcript BEWA_017700A), whose translation MVVSGKEHFVKPERLPKYFGIDVDDTLHTENSEAFERNTEAFAKVREKGYVPFICTARSFDFAFRMLGKEFVEKTGYKGYPGVYNNGAIVYNDEGVLINAVNFTKEFIHKFLKCIEEGFVTSKCIFFTKGPCYSLIEIDDLWKDYLASRGLSVPDVRTAEEISEMDIVAISINSKNVEIPYYIEGVDYNKKLAKADWLYTLNPSGVTKASGVTKFLEHYDIPADNFGFIGDGYNDIEIMSMAGISFAIGNAPNEVKEHAQWVLNKTCDDGGVAEALKLVYDL comes from the coding sequence ATGGTTGTCTCCGGTAAAGAACATTTTGTTAAGCCTGAAAGGCTTCCAAAATACTTTGGAATTGATGTGGATGATACTCTCCACACAGAAAATTCCGAAGCATTTGAAAGAAATACAGAAGCATTCGCCAAAGTGAGAGAAAAGGGATATGTACCCTTTATTTGCACAGCAAGGTCATTTGATTTTGCATTCAGAATGTTAGGAAAGGAATTTGTAGAAAAAACTGGGTACAAGGGATACCCAGGTGTCTATAACAACGGAGCCATCGTATATAACGATGAGGGTGTGTTGATTAATGCTGTAAATTTTACCAAGGAATTTATTCATaagtttttaaaatgtatagaaGAGGGTTTTGTCACAAGCAAGTGCATATTTTTCACAAAAGGTCCCTGCTATTCATTAATTGAGATAGATGATCTTTGGAAGGATTATCTTGCTTCTAGGGGACTTTCTGTCCCAGATGTTAGGACTGCCGAAGAGATATCAGAGATGGACATTGTCGCCATATCGATTAATAGCAAAAACGTCGAAATACCTTATTATATAGAGGGCGTAGACTACAACAAGAAACTAGCGAAAGCTGACTGGCTTTATACGCTGAATCCATCCGGTGTTACAAAGGCATCTGGAGtaacaaaatttttagaACACTATGATATCCCGGCTGacaattttggattcatAGGCGATGGATACAATGATATAGAAATAATGAGTATGGCTGGAATCTCATTTGCAATCGGAAATGCACCTAATGAAGTAAAAGAACACGCCCAGTGGGTGTTAAACAAGACTTGTGATGACGGGGGTGTCGCAGAAGCTTTGAAACTCGTATACGACTTATAG
- a CDS encoding hypothetical protein (encoded by transcript BEWA_017710A), with amino-acid sequence MSLIPTLAIGTTNTHWATVLVAYVEWAYLSNQINENVYESITGKIKSLATGVPNPHYKDFIVSLKKILTSADEAKVVDIIKESCIVSLTNKLLVKQTNEWVIKKLYGHRNTLRDLALDNKYLFQLKTPEVTTLGYRFGSYYTTLAALLEKVTFDRRYVEMVNNNDSLGSFVDVHKGPFIDSNSPPAQDFLAKKLELFNTATFSKTKTNWFVETLCSLAEFGDFVVNDLKSMYDLGEVLFDKDSLESAGNVASKVLTHHSSGFWLTFDDYKEIISLLHDLFSKLDNLLKHLDIKKSVIEEHLVAVSFNKDKYLIELESLFARIFDGERKREVFDEIFHEAPEVDNMIYRVAQQLNNEYRHETKPVCCVGFTEGVVLFLGKIIPLLNFPLSMITVKFSFYGSDTKADKNKQVELEFDESKYNGKRVLIFDDLLEQGVTTVKFIEQAKAKVKAIDYKVCVLFTKNLPENVYGDPEFVGGILPNVWVVGYGFDTLFKHRNADAVGSIKEEFKTE; translated from the coding sequence ATGAGTCTCATTCCGACTCTCGCTATAGGAACAACAAATACCCATTGGGCCACCGTATTAGTGGCTTACGTTGAATGGGCTTACTTATCAAACCAAATAAACGAAAATGTCTACGAATCCATTACTGGAAAGATTAAAAGTCTTGCAACGGGAGTACCAAACCCACATTATAAGGATTTCATAGtatctctaaaaaagaTTTTAACCTCGGCTGATGAAGCCAAAGTCGTGGATATCATAAAAGAGAGTTGTATTGTCAGTCTTACAAATAAACTTTTGGTTAAACAGACAAACGAGTGGGTGATTAAGAAGTTGTATGGACATAGAAACACCCTTAGAGATCTGGCTCTTGATAATAAATACTTGTTCCAACTTAAAACTCCAGAAGTTACCACCCTTGGTTATAGGTTTGGTTCGTATTACACTACCCTTGCCGCTCTCCTAGAAAAGGTAACGTTTGATAGAAGATATGTAGAGATGGTTAATAATAATGACTCCTTGGGGTCATTCGTTGATGTTCATAAAGGTCCGTTCATTGATAGCAATTCGCCACCTGCGCAAGATTTTCTGGCAAAGAAACTTGAGCTATTTAATACAGCTACTTTCTCTAAAACTAAAACAAATTGGTTTGTAGAAACACTTTGTAGTCTTGCTGaatttggagattttgTAGTTAATGATTTGAAGAGCATGTATGATCTTGGCGAAGTGTTGTTCGACAAGGATTCGCTCGAATCAGCAGGAAACGTGGCCAGTAAGGTATTGACACATCACTCTTCCGGTTTTTGGTTGACATTTGATGATTATAAAGAGATAATATCTCTGTTGCATGATCTATTTTCTAAATTGGATAATCTTCTCAAGCACCTTGACATAAAGAAATCTGTTATTGAAGAACATCTGGTAGCAGTTAGCTTTAATAAGGATAAATACCTGATTGAGTTGGAGTCCTTATTTGCGAGGATTTTTGATGGTGAGAGGAAGAGAGAAGTCTTTGATGAAATTTTCCATGAGGCGCCAGAGGTAGACAATATGATTTATAGAGTCGCTCAACAACTGAATAATGAGTATAGGCATGAAACAAAGCCAGTATGTTGTGTTGGATTTACAGAAGGTGTTGTTCTTTTCTTGGGGAAAATTATTCCTTTATTGAACTTCCCTCTCAGCATGATAACAGTTAAATTTTCATTCTATGGCTCTGATACTAAAGCAGACAAAAACAAGCAAGTAGAATTAGAATTTGATGAGTCCAAATACAATGGGAAAAGAGTTCTtatttttgatgatttgTTGGAACAGGGCGTCACTACCGTAAAATTTATTGAACAAGCAAAAGCAAAGGTAAAGGCTATTGATTACAAAGTTTGCGTATTATTCACCAAAAACTTACCAGAAAACGTATATGGTGATCCTGAATTTGTGGGAGGTATACTTCCCAATGTATGGGTTGTAGGATATGGTTTTGATACCTTGTTCAAACATAGAAATGCTGATGCTGTAGGTTCCATCAAGGAAGAATTTAAAACAGAATAA
- a CDS encoding kinase, pfkB family member protein (encoded by transcript BEWA_017720A) — translation MAAAHKDSTVLCLADPVVNLYAFVSDEVLAKHNLEKGSTVVLSPEALEAVLKDVEVVFTCPAGMSNVARGMGFLGSDVSLFGQYADDEKGAMISAGLKEYNVKDHCLVKKGGRSTYNYILVSSDAKRVVLPVSGASREIDPDQVDYSIVGNFDYFFISAFQFCDEHLPSATRLVDEVLKRGVKLMFNLASVSCVTKFYDRIKPVVEATAVLSGNEKDFKKFYGLEDSEQLYAHLATLCTGTADSKFELVVVQLDSKGAVVFEHGKRFDFAPPELGEVVDLTGIGTFHLGGYLYGYFKGYHPEVSAKIGDVLAVDIISRLGLLLSEDARSKVRAIEAKL, via the coding sequence ATGGCAGCTGCTCACAAGGATAGTACCGTTCTCTGTTTGGCCGACCCAGTCGTCAATTTGTACGCCTTCGTCTCTGATGAGGTCTTGGCAAAGCACAATTTGGAGAAGGGTTCCACTGTGGTTTTGAGCCCTGAGGCTCTTGAGGCTGTTCTTAAGGACGTTGAGGTTGTGTTTACTTGTCCTGCTGGTATGTCTAATGTCGCAAGGGGCATGGGCTTTTTGGGCAGCGACGTCTCTCTTTTTGGTCAGTATGCTGATGATGAGAAGGGTGCTATGATTTCCGCTGGACTAAAGGAGTACAACGTGAAGGATCACTGTTTGGTCAAGAAGGGTGGTAGGAGTACCTACAACTACATCTTGGTTTCCAGCGATGCTAAGCGTGTTGTTCTCCCCGTTAGCGGTGCTTCCCGTGAAATTGACCCTGATCAAGTTGACTACTCAATTGTTGGAAACTTTGACtacttcttcatctctgCCTTCCAGTTCTGTGACGAGCACTTGCCCAGTGCCACCAGACTTGTCGATGAGGTTTTGAAGAGGGGTGTGAAGCTCATGTTCAACTTGGCTAGTGTGAGCTGCGTTACCAAGTTTTACGATCGTATCAAGCCTGTTGTTGAGGCCACTGCTGTTTTGTCTGGTAACGAGAAGGACTTCAAGAAGTTCTACGGTCTTGAGGACTCTGAACAACTTTACGCTCACTTGGCTACTCTTTGCACTGGTACTGCTGATAGCAAGTTTGAATTGGTTGTCGTTCAATTGGACTCAAAGGGTGCAGTTGTTTTCGAGCACGGCAAGAGATTTGACTTTGCTCCTCCTGAGCTTGGTGAGGTCGTTGATCTTACTGGTATTGGCACCTTCCACTTGGGTGGCTACTTGTATGGTTACTTCAAGGGCTATCATCCAGAAGTCTCAGCTAAGATTGGTGATGTTTTGGCTGTTGATATCATCTCAAGGTTAGGTTTGTTGTTGTCCGAGGATGCAAGATCCAAGGTCAGGGCCATTGAGGCAAAACTTTAG
- a CDS encoding Phosphoribosyl transferase domain containing protein (encoded by transcript BEWA_017730A) — protein sequence MTTLKDFSLSEDDFQRYPHFHRPGLNFVDINPLFRETEKFKQTITTIADHLKEKHGDNIEILALVDAKGFVVGAAVALEMGLPFVLLRKGEKLPGSLLSVSYVYNYGKSLLEAQDDAIKPGQKVVIIDDVVGSGGTMEAACNLVRKMEGNILEAACVIELPSLNGRAKFGDVPLFSVVQLGKPELEKEL from the coding sequence ATGACAACCCTTAAGGACTTTTCCCTTTCAGAAGATGACTTCCAGAGATATCCTCATTTTCACAGGCCAGGACTCAACTTTGTTGATATAAACCCCCTGTTTAGAGAAACGGAAAAGTTTAAACAAACGATAACTACTATTGCTGATCATTTAAAGGAAAAGCATGGTGATAATATTGAGATATTGGCCCTTGTGGATGCAAAAGGCTTCGTGGTAGGCGCTGCAGTGGCATTAGAAATGGGACTTCCATTCGTACTTTTGAGAAAGGGAGAGAAACTTCCAGGTTCCCTTTTGTCTGTATCTTATGTTTACAATTATGGCAAGTCCCTTTTGGAAGCACAAGATGATGCCATAAAACCTGGTCAAAAGGTCGTAATCATAGATGATGTTGTAGGTAGTGGTGGAACTATGGAGGCAGCCTGCAATCTAGTTAGAAAGATGGAAGGAAATATTCTAGAGGCTGCCTGTGTCATTGAACTTCCTAGCTTAAATGGAAGAGCCAAATTTGGTGATGTTCCATTATTTAGTGTAGTACAACTCGGAAAACCTGAGTTAGAAAAGGAGTTATAA
- a CDS encoding histone H3, putative (encoded by transcript BEWA_017740A) — protein MDDKNTGSGGSLFSQYSDLSPGNSPSRSSEQTIAIDTEDQTYTTNMVSAQDSGDPKKRHKQRPTEKKIKHVMKPPVVLTPARVIEEFKKGNLTKFEATEAVIRYRINTMLPHKSDGTHVDKEGNVIIPKGYDFGPGKDSKGRLFKRGGLTRIEREILAYQKSTHHLIPRAAFARIVREIAQGWYKGEGQIKFTVEALSALQTATEDEITKILEISTACSYHAKRITLKIDDMRLARFCRGRQEYESFNIMR, from the exons ATGGATGATAAGAACACTGGTTCGGGGGG GTCCCTTTTTTCACAATATTCTGACCTATCCCCCGGAAATAGCCCATCACGATCCTCAGAGCAAACTATTG CTATAGATACAGAAGATCAGACATATACAACCAACATGGTCTCCGCTCAAGACAGTGGTGACCCTAAAAAACGCCACAAACAGCGTCCTACAG AAAAGAAAATCAAACACGTTATGAAACCGCCAGTAGTTCTTACACCCGCAAGGGTGATAGAAGAGTTTAAAAAAGGCAACTTAACAAAGTTCGAAGCAACGGAAGCCGTTATACGATATCGCATAAATACAATGCTTCCTCACAAGTCAGATGGTACACATGTAGataaagaaggaaatgtAATAATTCCCAAGGGATATGATTTCGGTCCTGGTAAAGACTCTAAAGGTCGACTATTCAAAAGAGGAGGCCTCACCAGAATAGAGCGTGAGATACTTGCGTACCAAAAAAGCACACACCATCTTATTCCCAGAGCAGCTTTTGCTAGAATCGTACGCGAAATTGCACAAGGATGGTACAAGGGAGAAGGGCAGATAAAGTTCACTGTTGAGGCCCTCTCCGCACTCCAAACTGCTACAGAGGAtgaaattacaaaaatattAGAAATTTCTACTGCGTGTTCATATCACGCCAAAAGAATCACACTGAAAATAGATGACATGAGATTAGCAAGGTTCTGTAGGGGTAGACAAGAGTATGAATCTTTCAATATTATGAGATAG
- a CDS encoding cytochrome C oxidase, putative (encoded by transcript BEWA_017750A), which yields MVFQRLHRSINKIADKTTFGHSAIFINISRFHTQHEHCSNNSFSTVLGISKNLHKMSANYALLNSVRGYIHYTTPEPHDFELPLDTMPKDVDTLMKTDPGLMDYFGSYWYWRIRGESTLMDTESLPHKSYKQIARDLGMQVVSEPSEHMLGLLELYEYLKSSPFVGPFGTVKNPVLVPSVLTERIVGCTGGAGDHEHVPLWFRCREGFLYRCGECDQIFMLVRVLFALPDGEDPFPLDQDVDDVFHKDILAKGHFKWNFGDYVRWPVGNATYKQLFLQGKWGNPVPESYPSDTPDTVDSLPLEEHNKYIQF from the exons ATGGTTTTCCAAAGACTACATCGCAGCATTAACAAGATTGCTGATAAAACCACGTTCGGCCATTCGGCAATCTTTATCAACATTTCTAGGTTTCACACCCAGCATGAACATTGTAGCAATAACAGTTTCTCTACAGTTTTGGGAATAAGTAAAAATCTTCACAAAATGTCCGCTAATTATGCGTTATTAAACAGTGTTAGGGGTTATATTCATTATACCACCCCGGAACCTCATGATTTCGAGCTACCTCTGGATACTATGCCAAAAGATGTAGATACTCTCATGAAAACTGATCCAGGGTTGATGGACTACTTTGGTAGCTATTGGTATTGGCGTATACGCGGGGAATCTACCTTGATGGACACGGAGTCTCTACCGCATAAGTCATACAAACAAATTGCCAGAGATTTAGGTATGCAAGTTGTTTCGGAACCTTCAGAACACATGCTTGGACTCTTAGAGCTCTACGAGTACCTTAAAAGTTCACCATTCGTCGGACCATTTGGAACTGTCAAAAACCCGGTGCTTGTTCCGTCGGTACTAACAGAAAG AATTGTTGGTTGTACTGGTGGCGCTGGAGACCACGAACATGTCCCTCTTTGGTTTAGGTGTCGTGAAGGGTTTCTTTACAGATGTGGTGAATGTGATCAAATTTTCATGTTAGTACGTGTTTTATTCGCTTTACCGGATGGAGAAGATCCGTTCCCGTTGGATCAGGATGTAGATGATGTTTTCCATAAGGATATACTTGCAAAGGGGCATTTCAAGTGGAACTTTGGAGACTATGTTAGATGGCCCGTAGGAAATGCTACATACAAACAGCTATTCTTGCAAG GTAAATGGGGAAATCCGGTTCCTGAATCGTATCCCTCAGACACACCAGATACAGTTGACTCGCTCCCATTGGAAGAACATAATAAATACatacaattttaa
- a CDS encoding aspartate aminotransferase, putative (encoded by transcript BEWA_017760A) gives MSVFEHLEFKPPDLIFGPAELAKNDPHPDKVDLTVGVYKGIDGKPFLFNAVKRAKNAIVNDVNEFEEYLPLSGHEKFTNEARNLIFNEPCYNNEDFAKLCNRILSIHTASATNALFLGLLLIKKNIPYARKFYASNPCWVAYKTIATGLGLEYGEYTYFDYKTGVLDIDGLVQSLNSYNKGDIIMLQVSAHNPTGVDPNHEQWIQILEIIKKKELIPFLDCAYQGFASGELVEDAYPVRLFAEANIDVFVAQSFSKIMGIFSARLGVLHLVMKKEDDEMKKIINSNMVRLARSCYGSPTRHGAEIAYRIMSTPDLRSLWSEELDGLIKRIIAMRRKLYETLVDNKVPGSWEHIIKQRGMFAFLNISPEAIERLKDEHHVYIISNSRICVAVLNDHKINHFVKALYSVLT, from the exons ATGTCAGTTTTTGAACATTTAGAATTTAAACCGCCTGATCTCATCTTTGGACCTGCGGAATTAGCAAAGAATGATCCTCATCCGGACAAAGTTGATCTTACTGTTGGTGTATATAAGGGTATTGATGGTAAACCGTTTTTGTTCAA TGCAGTAAAAAGGGCTAAGAATGCCATTGTAAATGATGTAAATGAATTCGAGGAGTATCTTCCACTTAGTGGTCACgaaaagtttacaaatGAAGCTAGAAACTTAATTTTTAACGAACCCTGTTATaataatgaagattttgCGAAGTTATGCAACAGAATTTTGTCGATTCATACTGCATCTGCAACAAATGCATTATTTTTGGGACTTCTACTAATTAAAAAGAACATTCCATATGCAAGG AAATTTTACGCTAGCAATCCCTGCTGGGTAGCATACAAGACAATAGCAACTGGTCTGGGTTTAGAATATGGAGAATACACATATTTTGATTATAAAACGGGGGTTTTAGATATTGACGGGCTTGTACAATCATTAAATTCGTACAACAAGGGAGACATTATCATGCTCCAG GTTTCCGCTCATAATCCTACTGGAGTTGATCCAAATCATGAGCAATGGATTCAGATTCTTGAAATTATTAAAAAAAAGGAACTAATCCCATTTCTGGATTGTGCATACCAAGGATTCGCCTCCGGTGAATTAGTTGAAGATGCCTATCCAGTTAGGTTGTTTGCAGAGGCGAATATTgatgtttttgttgctcAATCTTTCTCCAAGATTATGGGAATTTTCAGTGCTAGACTGGGTGTTTTACATCTT GTCATGAAAAAGGAGGATGAtgagatgaagaaaattATTAATTCCAATATGGTCAGATTGGCAAGGTCTTGTTACGGCTCTCCCACTAGACACGGCGCTGAAATCGCCTACCGAATCATGAGTACCCCTGATTTACGGAGTTTATGGTCCGAAGAATTGGATGGTTTAATAAAACGTATCATTGCTATGAGAAGAAAATTGTATGAGACTTTGGTTGATAACAAGGTACCTGGTTCTTGGGAGCATATTATAAAACAAAGAGGAATGTTCGCCTTTTTAAATATCTCCCCTGAAGCTATTGAAAGGTTGAAGGATGAACATCATGTGTACATTATTAGTAACTCCAGGATATGTGTGGCTGTGTTGAATGATCACAAGATCAATCACTTTGTAAAGGCACTGTATAGTGTACTTACATAA